In Alteromonas sp. V450, the following proteins share a genomic window:
- a CDS encoding NADP-dependent isocitrate dehydrogenase, whose protein sequence is MTKSKIIYTKTDEAPMLATYSLLPIIQKFAAAADIDVELSDISLAARVLANFPEYLSEEQRVPDALAELGEMTQDPNANIIKLPNISASIPQLRATIKELNAKGFNVPAFPDSPKTAEDEEIRERYGKVLGSAVNPVLREGNSDRRAPTAVKNYARKHPHSMGEWSQASRSHVAHMRGGDFYSGEKSVTVEKDGYVSIEFTGKDGSKKTLKPRVDLLAGEVIDGMFMSKKALCEFFEEQIEDAKNTGILFSLHVKATMMKVSHPIVFGHCVKVFYKDLFNKWGDLFEELGVNPNNGLGSVYDKIAGLPESQRSEIQKDINACYADRPPIAMVNSDKGISNLHVPSDVIVDASMPAMIRNSGQMWGPDGKAHDTKAVIPESTYATIYQEVINFCKTHGAFDPTTMGTVPNVGLMAQKAEEYGSHDKTFELEADGTVSIVDQDGNVLIYHDVEEGDIWRMCQVKDAPIQDWVKLAVTRSRQSGMPAVFWLDDERAHDAQLIKKVEKYLLDHDTNGLDIQIMSPVRAIRYSMERAIRGLDTISVTGNVLRDYLTDLFPILELGTSAKMLSIVPLMAGGGLYETGAGGSAPKHVQQFVEEGHLRWDSLGEFLALAVSLEDVAIKHSNTKAKVIATALDKATEKLLNNGKSPLRKAGQLDNRGSHVYLGLYWAEEVANQTEDADLAAQFKPVYEELSAKVDDILAEIDATQGSAQEIGGYYYPDEDKLFATMSPSKTLKAILNA, encoded by the coding sequence ATGACCAAGTCTAAGATCATCTATACGAAGACGGATGAGGCGCCAATGCTGGCGACATATTCACTTCTTCCAATTATCCAGAAGTTTGCTGCGGCTGCAGATATCGACGTAGAGCTAAGCGATATCTCACTTGCTGCGCGTGTATTGGCAAATTTCCCTGAGTATCTTTCTGAAGAGCAAAGAGTGCCAGACGCGTTAGCTGAGCTGGGTGAGATGACCCAAGACCCGAATGCTAACATTATCAAGCTTCCAAATATCAGTGCCTCAATTCCACAGCTTCGTGCAACTATCAAAGAATTAAATGCGAAAGGTTTTAACGTACCAGCGTTTCCTGACTCACCTAAAACAGCTGAAGACGAAGAAATTCGCGAGCGTTACGGTAAAGTGCTTGGTAGTGCCGTGAACCCTGTACTGCGTGAGGGTAACTCAGACCGTCGTGCACCAACTGCGGTTAAAAACTATGCCCGTAAGCATCCACACTCAATGGGTGAGTGGTCTCAGGCTTCTCGTTCGCACGTAGCGCACATGCGCGGTGGCGACTTCTACTCTGGCGAGAAATCAGTAACAGTAGAGAAAGACGGCTACGTGAGTATTGAGTTCACCGGCAAAGATGGAAGCAAGAAAACCCTTAAGCCGCGTGTTGATTTACTGGCTGGCGAAGTTATCGACGGCATGTTTATGAGCAAAAAAGCGCTGTGTGAATTCTTCGAAGAGCAAATTGAAGATGCGAAGAACACAGGCATTCTTTTCTCACTACATGTAAAAGCGACCATGATGAAGGTATCTCACCCAATCGTATTCGGTCACTGTGTAAAAGTATTCTATAAAGACCTATTCAACAAATGGGGCGACCTGTTTGAAGAGCTAGGTGTTAACCCTAACAACGGTCTTGGTAGCGTTTACGACAAAATCGCGGGTCTACCTGAAAGCCAACGCTCTGAAATTCAAAAAGATATTAACGCATGTTATGCTGACCGTCCGCCAATTGCGATGGTTAACTCTGACAAAGGTATATCTAACCTTCACGTACCAAGCGACGTAATTGTTGATGCGTCTATGCCGGCAATGATCCGTAACTCGGGTCAAATGTGGGGACCAGATGGAAAGGCGCACGACACTAAAGCGGTTATTCCTGAAAGTACTTATGCAACCATTTACCAAGAAGTGATTAATTTCTGTAAAACGCATGGTGCATTCGACCCGACAACGATGGGTACAGTACCTAACGTTGGTCTAATGGCGCAAAAAGCAGAAGAGTACGGTTCACACGACAAAACGTTTGAATTGGAAGCAGATGGTACAGTGTCAATTGTTGATCAGGACGGTAACGTACTTATTTATCACGATGTTGAAGAAGGTGACATCTGGCGTATGTGTCAGGTGAAAGACGCACCTATTCAAGATTGGGTTAAACTAGCGGTAACGCGGTCACGTCAATCTGGCATGCCTGCGGTATTCTGGTTAGATGACGAACGTGCTCACGATGCGCAACTTATCAAGAAAGTTGAAAAGTACCTGCTAGACCACGATACCAACGGTCTAGACATTCAAATTATGTCACCTGTGCGTGCTATTCGTTATAGCATGGAACGTGCAATTCGCGGTCTGGATACTATTTCAGTAACGGGTAACGTACTTCGTGACTACCTAACGGACTTATTCCCAATTTTAGAGCTTGGTACAAGCGCTAAGATGCTATCAATTGTTCCATTGATGGCTGGTGGCGGTCTTTATGAGACCGGTGCGGGTGGTAGTGCACCTAAGCACGTACAACAGTTTGTTGAAGAAGGTCACTTGCGCTGGGACTCACTGGGTGAATTCCTTGCACTAGCGGTATCGCTAGAAGATGTTGCTATTAAGCACAGCAATACAAAAGCAAAAGTTATTGCTACGGCACTTGATAAAGCGACAGAAAAACTGCTTAACAACGGTAAGTCTCCACTTCGTAAAGCAGGCCAGTTAGATAACCGTGGCAGCCATGTTTACCTAGGCCTTTACTGGGCTGAAGAAGTAGCGAACCAAACGGAAGACGCAGACCTTGCGGCGCAGTTCAAGCCAGTTTATGAAGAGTTATCAGCGAAAGTTGATGATATCTTGGCTGAGATTGATGCTACTCAAGGCAGTGCGCAAGAAATTGGCGGTTACTACTACCCTGATGAAGATAAACTGTTCGCAACAATGTCACCAAGCAAAACGCTAAAAGCAATTTTAAACGCGTGA
- the cspD gene encoding cold shock domain-containing protein CspD produces MAIGKVKWFNNAKGFGFIVPEDGGEDIFAHYSTIQMEGYRSLKAGQEVTYEVQQGPKGLHAENIGFKEEPER; encoded by the coding sequence ATGGCGATTGGCAAAGTTAAATGGTTTAACAACGCAAAGGGTTTTGGGTTTATCGTTCCTGAGGATGGCGGAGAAGATATTTTCGCACATTACTCGACGATACAAATGGAAGGTTATCGCTCGCTAAAAGCGGGACAAGAAGTAACCTATGAAGTTCAGCAGGGGCCGAAAGGTCTTCATGCAGAAAACATTGGCTTTAAAGAAGAGCCTGAGAGATAA
- the clpS gene encoding ATP-dependent Clp protease adapter ClpS, whose protein sequence is MSKDNAISIEKEKLKDAQRQKPQPPPMYKVLLNNDDYTPMDFVIEVLVKFFNMDAEKANQLMLTVHYEGKAVCGIYTAEIAETKVMQVNQYARKHQHPLMCTMEQA, encoded by the coding sequence ATGAGTAAAGACAACGCTATTAGTATCGAAAAGGAAAAGTTAAAAGACGCGCAGCGACAGAAACCGCAGCCGCCGCCAATGTATAAAGTGTTGTTGAATAATGACGACTACACCCCAATGGATTTTGTCATAGAGGTACTAGTAAAGTTTTTCAATATGGACGCTGAGAAAGCCAACCAACTTATGCTGACCGTTCATTATGAGGGAAAAGCTGTGTGTGGCATCTATACTGCTGAGATAGCAGAAACCAAAGTGATGCAGGTTAATCAATACGCACGAAAGCATCAGCATCCGCTGATGTGCACGATGGAACAGGCATAA